One genomic region from Muriicola soli encodes:
- a CDS encoding DUF3822 family protein translates to MTKKETNNEAVNDIILEDYYKLSIQVSLNGLSFCILDSIGKKIIRSESYRFRYKLNPYEAQKELTAFIKTQGITEYSFSEVVAVHRNDLFSLVPKVLFNPKELPNYLKYNAKILANDLLEYDEMTAFDLVNVYVPFVNINNDIYDLFGDFEFKHHGTVLIETLLAGNNTGNDPICYAYVTPEELDLIIIQNKKLIFFNNFTYNTPEDFLYYLMFSIEQLQFDINDIKLRVFGAIEEGDGLYELCQDYVQHLSIYIPDLPDGLFYEGLNPADNYLVINAF, encoded by the coding sequence ATGACAAAAAAGGAGACCAATAACGAGGCTGTTAACGATATAATTCTGGAAGATTATTATAAGTTGTCCATTCAGGTTAGCCTGAATGGACTTTCTTTTTGCATTCTTGATTCTATCGGGAAGAAGATCATCCGATCTGAATCCTACAGATTTCGCTACAAACTAAATCCCTACGAAGCCCAGAAAGAATTAACTGCCTTTATTAAAACCCAGGGAATTACAGAGTATTCTTTTTCAGAAGTTGTAGCGGTGCACCGAAACGATTTGTTTAGTCTTGTTCCCAAGGTGCTGTTTAACCCCAAGGAACTGCCCAACTACCTGAAATACAACGCCAAAATCCTGGCAAACGATCTTTTGGAATACGACGAGATGACAGCTTTTGATCTCGTCAACGTCTATGTGCCATTCGTAAATATCAATAATGATATCTACGATCTCTTCGGGGACTTTGAATTTAAACATCACGGCACGGTACTGATCGAAACCCTTCTGGCCGGCAACAACACGGGAAATGACCCTATTTGCTATGCCTACGTTACTCCTGAAGAGTTAGACCTGATCATTATACAGAATAAAAAGCTGATTTTCTTCAACAATTTCACCTACAATACCCCTGAAGACTTCCTCTACTATTTGATGTTTTCAATAGAACAACTGCAATTCGACATAAACGATATAAAATTGCGCGTCTTTGGTGCTATTGAGGAAGGAGACGGCCTCTATGAGCTGTGCCAGGACTACGTACAGCACCTATCCATCTATATTCCGGATCTCCCCGATGGCCTTTTCTATGAAGGGCTTAATCCGGCAGACAACTACCTGGTAATAAATGCCTTTTAA
- a CDS encoding HAD family hydrolase, producing the protein MEVDFSRIKVIGFDADDTLWVNETYFREAEEEFTSLLDQYETKNKIDQELFRTEIDNLSLYGYGIKSFTLSMIESALDISNNKVSQTTLSEILNLGKRMIAHPVELLDDVEEVLKALESKYRLIVLTKGDLLDQERKLDRSGLSKYFHHVEVLSDKKEMNYKNLLEHLEISVDEFLMVGNSLKSDVLPILAIGAQAVHVPFHTTWAHEEVDPSSHTNNHLTLSGIRDLLKYL; encoded by the coding sequence ATGGAAGTAGATTTCAGCAGGATAAAAGTAATTGGCTTTGATGCTGATGATACGCTCTGGGTAAATGAGACCTATTTCAGAGAAGCAGAGGAAGAATTCACCTCCCTCCTTGACCAATACGAAACTAAGAATAAGATAGACCAGGAGTTGTTCAGGACGGAGATCGATAACCTCAGTCTCTATGGATATGGGATAAAGAGTTTTACGCTCTCTATGATTGAATCGGCTTTGGACATTTCAAATAATAAGGTTTCTCAGACAACCTTATCTGAAATCCTGAATCTTGGTAAAAGGATGATAGCTCATCCCGTTGAATTACTTGACGATGTGGAAGAAGTCCTGAAGGCACTCGAAAGTAAATATCGCCTTATTGTTCTAACCAAAGGAGATCTGTTAGATCAGGAACGCAAATTGGATCGCTCTGGCCTTTCTAAGTATTTTCACCATGTGGAAGTGTTAAGTGACAAAAAAGAAATGAATTACAAAAACCTTTTAGAGCACCTCGAGATCAGTGTGGACGAATTCCTCATGGTGGGTAATTCTCTTAAATCTGATGTTTTGCCTATCTTAGCAATTGGCGCACAGGCCGTACACGTTCCCTTTCACACCACCTGGGCTCATGAAGAAGTAGACCCATCATCGCATACTAACAATCACCTGACTCTCTCCGGAATCAGGGACCTTTTAAAATATCTTTAA
- a CDS encoding DUF4126 domain-containing protein, with product MTAETMISIFLGIGLAASVGFRVFLPLFVLSLAAYFEVWDLNDQWDWIGSIPALITLGVATVVEIFAYFIPYVDNLLDSIALPLAALAGTAVMVATVSELDPVITWSLAIIAGGGTAAAIKGASATGRLTSTATTAGVGNPVISLIETTTALVMSIVSVLAPVIASILVILLLIFIFTIYRKLRPRLRK from the coding sequence ATGACTGCAGAGACGATGATCAGTATATTTTTGGGTATTGGCCTGGCAGCCTCGGTAGGCTTCAGGGTTTTCCTACCCCTTTTTGTACTAAGTCTGGCCGCTTATTTTGAAGTATGGGACCTCAATGACCAATGGGATTGGATAGGCAGTATTCCGGCCCTTATCACATTGGGAGTAGCTACTGTAGTAGAGATATTCGCCTATTTTATTCCCTATGTGGACAATCTTCTCGATAGCATCGCCCTTCCCTTAGCTGCATTGGCAGGAACCGCAGTAATGGTTGCTACGGTTTCAGAACTCGACCCGGTGATTACCTGGTCTCTTGCAATTATCGCGGGGGGAGGAACGGCAGCAGCAATTAAAGGGGCCTCTGCAACCGGTAGGCTAACGTCTACGGCAACAACAGCAGGAGTTGGGAATCCTGTTATATCCCTGATCGAGACGACAACGGCCCTTGTGATGTCTATAGTTTCTGTCCTGGCACCTGTAATTGCCTCCATTCTGGTAATTTTGTTATTGATTTTTATATTTACAATTTACAGGAAACTAAGGCCAAGATTGCGCAAATAA
- the gcvT gene encoding glycine cleavage system aminomethyltransferase GcvT, translating to MKSTALTKTHEELGAKMVPFAGYLMPVSYDGVTIEHETVRKALGVFDVSHMGEFLIEGPKALALIQKVSSNDAAKLEVGMAQYSCLPNETGGIVDDLIIYRVKEELYLLVVNASNIDKDWDHISKYNEEIGATMRNISESYSLLAIQGPKAVEAMQSLTSVDLSAIKFYTFVVSDFADIPNVIISATGYTGSGGFEIYCKNEEVKQIWDKVLESGADYGIKPIGLAARDTLRLEMGYCLYGNDIDDTTSPLEAGLGWITKFAKEDFVNKENLAEQKKEGVSRKLVAFELNERGIPRQGYPILDKEENEIGRVTSGTMSPSLGKGIGLGYIPKDYSEIGSEILIKIRKNAIPATVVKLPFYKSK from the coding sequence ATGAAGTCTACAGCACTTACTAAAACACATGAGGAACTCGGAGCAAAAATGGTTCCTTTTGCAGGATATTTAATGCCTGTTTCATATGATGGTGTAACGATTGAACACGAGACCGTACGCAAAGCACTGGGCGTGTTTGACGTATCACATATGGGGGAATTCCTTATAGAAGGGCCCAAGGCATTAGCACTTATCCAGAAAGTGAGTTCTAATGACGCGGCCAAGCTGGAGGTGGGAATGGCGCAATACAGTTGTTTGCCCAATGAAACCGGAGGCATTGTTGATGACCTCATCATTTATCGGGTAAAAGAAGAGCTATATCTCCTCGTAGTGAACGCTTCCAATATTGATAAAGACTGGGATCATATTTCCAAATACAACGAGGAAATCGGGGCGACCATGAGGAATATTTCAGAATCGTATTCTCTTTTGGCCATTCAAGGTCCCAAAGCGGTCGAAGCTATGCAATCCCTGACTTCCGTAGACCTCTCAGCGATTAAATTTTACACTTTTGTCGTATCTGATTTTGCCGATATTCCCAATGTCATTATTTCGGCTACCGGCTACACCGGTTCAGGGGGATTTGAGATCTATTGTAAAAATGAAGAAGTAAAGCAGATCTGGGATAAGGTCCTTGAATCAGGAGCGGATTATGGGATAAAGCCCATTGGCCTTGCTGCAAGGGATACCCTCCGACTCGAAATGGGATATTGTCTTTACGGTAATGATATTGACGATACTACCTCACCTCTGGAAGCGGGCCTGGGTTGGATCACTAAATTTGCCAAAGAAGATTTTGTCAACAAGGAAAATTTAGCTGAACAAAAAAAAGAAGGTGTTTCAAGAAAACTGGTAGCCTTCGAATTAAACGAGCGGGGCATTCCAAGACAGGGCTATCCCATCTTGGATAAAGAGGAGAACGAAATCGGCCGGGTTACTTCGGGAACCATGTCACCATCACTTGGCAAGGGGATTGGTTTGGGATATATACCAAAAGATTATTCTGAAATAGGCAGTGAAATCCTGATTAAAATTAGAAAAAATGCCATTCCGGCAACTGTGGTAAAACTTCCATTTTACAAATCTAAATGA
- a CDS encoding sugar nucleotide-binding protein, which translates to MESKKILILGASGFIGNALYKELCNYYDTYGTYFSSRNGYKSNQQFFSYDLQEDDVYQLLERIKPHIVISSLRGDFAAQIQAHEHIIEYVSKHNCRLIFLSSANVFDAYSKFPSYENDKTLSESIYGRLKIKIENMLLRLPRKKAVILRLPMVFGNTSPRIKEIKQAIWDNEAIEVFPNLVINVTDDDKLSQQIHYLINRNKYGVFHLGCSDLVHHEDFIREVVDRVGSFNPIYKRVFTTNEERYLAVLPKDHPLPKNLRFTYQEVIDHHVMG; encoded by the coding sequence TTGGAATCAAAAAAAATACTCATCTTGGGAGCCAGCGGCTTTATAGGTAATGCCCTTTACAAGGAACTTTGTAATTACTACGATACCTACGGCACCTATTTCTCTTCAAGAAATGGGTATAAATCTAATCAGCAATTCTTCTCCTACGACCTGCAGGAAGACGACGTGTATCAGCTCCTTGAAAGAATTAAGCCCCATATTGTGATCTCATCGCTAAGAGGTGATTTTGCGGCTCAAATACAGGCACATGAGCATATTATAGAATATGTCTCCAAGCACAACTGCCGACTTATTTTCCTTTCCTCCGCAAATGTATTTGATGCCTATAGTAAGTTTCCCTCCTATGAAAACGATAAAACGCTTTCTGAAAGCATTTACGGCCGACTAAAAATAAAGATCGAGAATATGTTGTTGAGGCTGCCCAGGAAGAAGGCCGTTATCCTGCGATTGCCCATGGTATTCGGAAATACTTCCCCCAGGATAAAAGAGATCAAGCAGGCCATCTGGGATAATGAAGCTATTGAAGTTTTTCCAAATCTGGTCATAAATGTCACCGATGACGACAAACTCTCCCAACAAATCCACTACCTTATCAACAGAAATAAATATGGCGTTTTTCACCTGGGATGTTCTGATTTGGTGCACCATGAGGATTTTATCAGAGAGGTAGTCGATAGGGTGGGAAGCTTTAATCCGATCTACAAAAGAGTATTTACCACAAACGAAGAACGTTATTTGGCTGTTCTTCCCAAAGATCACCCACTCCCTAAGAATCTTCGCTTCACCTATCAGGAAGTCATCGATCACCATGTGATGGGCTAA
- a CDS encoding iron-containing alcohol dehydrogenase family protein: MDVKKNIALNKPNTGTSNRFKNFPMVPRVVFGKGCFDQLGEILLPKRKSSDAPIIYLIDQVFENSSLPGRVPVLFNDKIIFISADEEPKTQQVDSLVQFIKDEFEELPSGIVGIGGGTLLDLAKAVSIMLNNNGSAHNYQGWDLVGKPAIYHAGIPTISGTGAEVSRTTVLLGPHKKLGINSDFTTFDQVLLDPDLTKGVPTDQWFYTGMDCFIHCIESLSGSYLNAFSQSYGEKALEMCKEVFLGELNPEESREKLMMASWHGGMSIAYSQVGIAHAMSYGLSYVLGTKHGIGNCLVFQHLGAYYPEGVELFMKMKRRHNIELPKNICSVLSEEEMNTMISVSLGMEPLWENALGPSWRDQISRESLKEIYLKI; encoded by the coding sequence ATGGACGTAAAGAAAAACATCGCTTTAAATAAACCCAATACCGGAACATCAAATCGGTTTAAGAACTTCCCGATGGTACCCAGAGTGGTATTTGGGAAGGGTTGCTTTGATCAGCTTGGTGAGATATTATTGCCTAAACGCAAAAGTTCGGACGCTCCAATCATATACTTAATTGATCAAGTATTCGAAAACAGTTCTTTGCCGGGCAGGGTTCCGGTCTTGTTCAACGATAAGATCATCTTTATTTCCGCAGATGAGGAGCCCAAAACTCAACAAGTGGATAGCCTTGTTCAATTTATAAAAGATGAATTTGAGGAATTGCCTTCAGGTATTGTTGGAATAGGAGGGGGTACCTTGCTCGACCTGGCCAAGGCCGTATCAATTATGCTTAACAACAACGGTAGTGCACATAATTATCAGGGTTGGGATTTGGTTGGTAAACCGGCAATCTATCACGCGGGAATACCTACCATCAGCGGTACAGGCGCTGAGGTTTCAAGAACTACAGTTTTACTGGGGCCGCATAAAAAACTGGGCATAAATTCAGATTTTACCACCTTTGACCAGGTTCTTTTAGATCCTGATCTCACTAAGGGTGTGCCAACTGATCAGTGGTTCTATACCGGGATGGATTGTTTTATTCACTGTATTGAATCGCTTAGTGGAAGTTATCTCAATGCCTTTAGTCAGAGTTATGGGGAAAAAGCCCTTGAGATGTGCAAAGAAGTATTCCTCGGAGAATTGAACCCGGAAGAATCAAGGGAAAAACTGATGATGGCTTCGTGGCACGGGGGAATGAGTATCGCTTATTCTCAGGTAGGAATTGCACACGCCATGAGCTATGGTTTATCGTATGTGCTGGGAACAAAGCACGGCATTGGTAATTGTCTTGTATTTCAGCACCTAGGCGCCTATTATCCGGAAGGAGTGGAGCTGTTTATGAAAATGAAACGACGCCATAATATTGAATTACCAAAGAATATCTGTAGCGTACTTTCGGAAGAAGAAATGAATACCATGATTTCTGTTTCTCTTGGGATGGAACCATTGTGGGAAAATGCCCTTGGACCATCGTGGCGGGATCAGATCAGCAGAGAATCGCTAAAGGAAATTTACCTCAAAATCTAA
- a CDS encoding ATP-dependent DNA helicase, translated as MVTSTPASFYALLKNKFPHTPTTKQDITLQLLSEFLLSKDQDSLFLLKGFAGTGKTTIVGDLVTNLWNTKIKAVLMAPTGRAAKVMSVYAKTQAFTIHRKIYFPRKQRGGGIQFVLAPNKHRNTVFIVDEASMIPDTPSDSKLFENGSLLDDLIQYVYSGHQCKLILIGDTAQLPPVRLTLSPALDEQQLQSRYAKEVTVIELDEVVRQVQDSGILVNATALRNQLDEQLYESFQFQLDTFADIVRLTDGYDIQEAIEEAYSSQGKEETALIVRSNKRANLYNENIRNRILFLENDLAAGDYLMVVKNNYFWLNPKSEAGFIANGDIIEILEIFSFKELYGFRFAEVKIRMTDYPDQKPFETVLLLDTLKAETPSLSYEDGNRLYQEVLKDYAHESSKYKKFLGVKNNSFFNALQVKFSYAITCHKSQGGQWHTVFVEQPYLPSGPDREYFRWLYTAITRAREKLYLIGFKDDFFLA; from the coding sequence ATGGTAACATCCACCCCTGCTTCATTTTACGCACTGCTAAAGAACAAATTCCCGCACACACCTACCACTAAACAGGACATTACCCTGCAATTGTTGTCCGAATTCCTGCTTTCAAAGGATCAGGATTCACTATTCCTGCTGAAGGGATTTGCAGGTACCGGAAAAACAACCATAGTGGGCGATTTAGTGACCAATCTATGGAATACCAAGATAAAGGCCGTCTTAATGGCGCCAACGGGAAGAGCAGCTAAGGTTATGTCTGTCTATGCCAAGACCCAGGCTTTTACCATCCATCGTAAAATATACTTTCCAAGGAAACAACGGGGAGGGGGTATTCAATTTGTTTTGGCACCCAATAAGCATCGAAATACTGTCTTTATAGTGGACGAAGCTTCCATGATTCCGGATACTCCATCAGACAGCAAACTCTTTGAGAATGGCTCCTTACTGGACGATCTCATTCAATACGTGTATTCGGGGCATCAGTGTAAATTGATCCTAATAGGCGATACAGCCCAGTTACCCCCGGTGCGCCTTACTCTTAGTCCGGCCCTTGATGAACAACAGCTACAGTCGCGCTATGCCAAAGAGGTTACGGTCATTGAACTCGATGAAGTCGTGAGACAAGTTCAGGATTCCGGTATTCTGGTCAATGCCACAGCACTCAGGAATCAACTCGATGAACAGCTGTACGAATCTTTTCAATTTCAGCTAGATACCTTTGCAGATATTGTTCGGCTTACTGATGGGTACGATATACAGGAAGCTATTGAAGAAGCGTATTCTTCTCAGGGGAAGGAAGAGACCGCTTTAATCGTTAGGTCTAACAAAAGGGCTAATTTATACAACGAAAACATCAGGAACAGGATACTTTTCCTCGAAAATGATCTGGCTGCAGGAGATTATCTGATGGTGGTTAAAAACAACTACTTCTGGCTCAATCCAAAATCGGAAGCAGGATTTATCGCCAACGGGGACATCATTGAAATCCTGGAGATTTTTTCATTTAAGGAATTATACGGTTTTCGCTTTGCGGAAGTGAAAATAAGAATGACGGATTACCCTGATCAAAAGCCTTTTGAAACTGTACTGTTACTAGACACACTCAAGGCAGAGACACCTTCGCTATCTTATGAGGACGGCAACAGATTGTACCAGGAAGTGCTAAAGGATTACGCTCATGAATCTTCCAAATACAAGAAGTTTTTAGGGGTTAAAAACAATTCTTTTTTTAATGCTTTACAAGTGAAGTTTTCTTACGCCATTACCTGTCACAAATCGCAGGGAGGCCAATGGCATACGGTCTTTGTAGAGCAACCCTATCTGCCCTCCGGTCCTGACAGGGAATATTTTCGCTGGCTGTACACGGCCATCACACGGGCAAGAGAAAAATTGTACTTAATTGGATTTAAGGACGATTTTTTTCTTGCTTGA
- the kdsB gene encoding 3-deoxy-manno-octulosonate cytidylyltransferase, with product MNIIAMIPARYAASRFPGKLMQDLGGKPVIVRTYEAALATGLFQEVYVVTDSELIFKTIEDEGGKVMMSIEEHECGSDRIAEAVAHLDVDVVVNVQGDEPFTDKESLASLIQVFEQDEVGEIDLASLMTKITDKEDIENPNTVKVIVDQRNFALYFSRSAIPYPRAKEITPTYYKHKGVYAFRKQAVLDFKRLPMLPLEAAEKIEAIRYLEYGKKIKMVETNITGIEIDTPEDLEKAKAVWK from the coding sequence ATGAATATAATAGCAATGATTCCCGCCAGGTATGCTGCTTCGCGATTTCCGGGTAAGCTCATGCAAGATCTCGGAGGGAAACCGGTTATTGTAAGAACTTACGAGGCAGCCCTTGCCACAGGGTTATTTCAGGAAGTTTACGTGGTTACAGATAGCGAACTTATTTTTAAGACCATAGAGGACGAAGGGGGAAAAGTGATGATGAGTATAGAAGAACACGAATGTGGCAGCGACAGGATTGCTGAGGCCGTAGCCCATTTGGATGTGGATGTAGTAGTCAATGTTCAGGGCGATGAGCCTTTTACAGATAAGGAGAGTCTGGCAAGTCTGATACAGGTATTTGAACAGGATGAAGTGGGAGAAATTGACCTCGCCTCTCTCATGACCAAAATCACCGACAAAGAAGACATCGAAAACCCCAATACCGTTAAAGTAATCGTTGACCAAAGAAATTTTGCCCTGTACTTTTCGAGATCCGCCATTCCATATCCCAGGGCAAAGGAGATTACACCAACGTATTACAAACACAAAGGAGTTTATGCTTTTAGGAAGCAGGCTGTACTCGATTTTAAGAGGCTTCCTATGCTTCCACTGGAGGCTGCAGAAAAGATTGAGGCAATCAGATATTTGGAGTACGGAAAGAAGATTAAAATGGTAGAAACCAATATCACAGGTATTGAGATTGATACTCCGGAAGATCTTGAAAAAGCGAAGGCAGTATGGAAGTAG
- a CDS encoding YebC/PmpR family DNA-binding transcriptional regulator: protein MGRAFEFRKARKMKRWSAMSKAFTRIGKDIVMAVKEGGPDPDTNSRLRAVIQNAKAVNMPKDNIERAIKRASDKSEGDYKEVLFEGYAPHGIAVLIETATDNNTRTVANIRSYFNKCNGSLGTSGSVEFMFDHTCNFRIPAEGIDLEELELEMIDFGVEEVFEDEDGVMIYAPFESFGAIQKELENRDIEILSSGFERIPQLTKELSSEEAEEVEKLLEKIEEDDDVQNVYHTMKED from the coding sequence ATGGGGAGAGCATTTGAATTTCGGAAGGCACGTAAGATGAAACGCTGGTCGGCCATGTCGAAAGCTTTTACTAGGATAGGGAAGGATATTGTTATGGCGGTCAAAGAAGGAGGACCTGATCCCGACACCAACTCCCGTCTCCGTGCAGTGATTCAGAATGCCAAGGCGGTTAATATGCCTAAGGACAATATTGAACGAGCCATTAAAAGGGCAAGTGACAAATCTGAGGGAGACTATAAAGAAGTACTTTTTGAAGGCTATGCGCCTCATGGGATCGCGGTCCTTATAGAAACGGCTACTGATAACAACACCCGTACAGTAGCCAATATCCGCAGCTATTTTAACAAATGTAACGGCAGTCTGGGAACTTCGGGTTCTGTTGAGTTTATGTTCGATCACACATGTAATTTTCGTATTCCTGCAGAGGGAATTGATCTGGAAGAACTGGAATTGGAGATGATCGACTTTGGGGTAGAAGAGGTTTTTGAAGACGAGGATGGCGTTATGATTTACGCTCCCTTTGAGAGCTTTGGCGCCATACAGAAGGAATTAGAAAACAGGGATATAGAAATCCTCTCTTCAGGGTTTGAACGCATTCCTCAGCTAACCAAAGAACTGTCTTCGGAAGAAGCAGAAGAAGTGGAAAAACTACTTGAAAAGATTGAAGAGGATGATGATGTTCAGAACGTTTATCATACCATGAAAGAAGATTGA
- a CDS encoding 1-acyl-sn-glycerol-3-phosphate acyltransferase encodes MMKKLSSFIFHRLWGWELIGSFPEITKCVVIVAPHTSWVDFIIGVLVRSIVGKEVHFIGKHSLFKPPFGWIFRSLGGTPIDRSKNSDTVASTVEIFKQKEVFRLALSPEGTRKKVEKWKTGFYYIARQAGVPVVMVALDFGKKQVKISQPVFPTINKEADFELYKEFFKGVVGKIPAYT; translated from the coding sequence ATGATGAAGAAACTGAGCTCTTTTATATTTCACCGCCTTTGGGGTTGGGAACTTATTGGAAGTTTTCCTGAGATCACCAAATGTGTGGTAATAGTAGCACCTCATACCAGTTGGGTCGATTTTATAATAGGCGTACTCGTTCGCAGCATCGTAGGTAAAGAGGTGCACTTTATAGGAAAACACAGTTTGTTTAAACCGCCATTTGGATGGATTTTCAGAAGCCTTGGGGGAACACCAATAGATCGCAGTAAAAACAGTGATACCGTAGCCAGTACGGTGGAGATTTTTAAGCAAAAGGAGGTATTCCGACTCGCCCTATCACCTGAAGGAACCAGGAAAAAAGTAGAGAAGTGGAAAACAGGATTTTATTATATCGCCAGGCAGGCCGGGGTTCCTGTAGTTATGGTTGCTCTGGATTTCGGAAAAAAACAGGTGAAAATATCGCAGCCTGTGTTTCCTACGATTAACAAGGAAGCAGATTTTGAATTGTACAAGGAATTTTTCAAAGGGGTGGTGGGGAAAATTCCCGCCTATACCTAA
- a CDS encoding glutaminase, which yields MIDFQAIIEGISNNLQAVEDRGIAALLPNKFCVVTWSPGLNPKGNSKLCMLALEQLTSKTGLSIF from the coding sequence ATGATAGATTTTCAAGCGATTATTGAGGGTATTTCGAATAATCTGCAAGCTGTTGAAGACCGTGGTATTGCAGCCTTGTTACCGAATAAGTTTTGTGTGGTGACCTGGTCTCCCGGTCTGAACCCCAAAGGGAATTCAAAGCTGTGCATGCTGGCACTGGAGCAATTAACCTCCAAAACCGGATTATCAATCTTCTAG
- a CDS encoding 4a-hydroxytetrahydrobiopterin dehydratase, which yields MEKLNSAQIEERLKKLEGWEYNNDAIETSFEFKNFKEAFTVMTRIAFECEAQNHHPDWSNVYNSLQIRLNTHDAGGVTDKDFALAKSIENIIVSE from the coding sequence ATGGAAAAACTGAATTCTGCACAAATAGAAGAAAGGCTTAAAAAATTAGAAGGCTGGGAATACAACAATGATGCGATTGAAACCTCCTTCGAATTTAAAAATTTTAAAGAGGCTTTTACCGTAATGACCAGAATTGCATTTGAGTGTGAGGCTCAAAATCATCATCCCGACTGGTCTAACGTCTATAATTCGTTGCAAATCAGACTCAATACTCATGATGCCGGAGGAGTAACCGACAAGGATTTTGCCCTGGCAAAGAGTATTGAAAACATTATAGTGAGTGAATAA
- a CDS encoding RsmD family RNA methyltransferase translates to MRIISGTHKGRRITAPKNLPVRPTKDMAKEALFNILSNRYYFEELKVLDLFAGTGNMSFEFASRGCKEITSVDDHAGCISFIADKAKEWEFLIATRRMDVFKFLDKAHEKYDLIFADPPYDISDEEFDLIHKLVFEKDMLLQDGILIIEHAKRTDLSHLDFFTTVRKYGNSRFTFFEAKK, encoded by the coding sequence ATGAGAATCATCTCGGGCACCCATAAAGGAAGGAGGATTACTGCTCCTAAAAACTTGCCGGTAAGGCCCACAAAAGACATGGCTAAGGAGGCATTGTTCAATATTCTCTCGAACCGTTATTATTTTGAAGAACTTAAAGTGCTCGACCTTTTCGCAGGAACAGGCAATATGAGTTTCGAGTTTGCGTCCAGGGGTTGCAAAGAGATTACCAGTGTGGATGATCATGCGGGATGTATCAGCTTTATTGCGGATAAAGCTAAAGAATGGGAATTCCTGATTGCAACCAGACGAATGGATGTCTTTAAATTTCTGGATAAAGCTCACGAAAAGTACGATCTGATTTTTGCTGATCCACCTTACGACATTTCAGATGAGGAATTCGATCTGATCCACAAACTCGTCTTTGAAAAAGATATGCTCTTACAAGATGGTATTCTGATTATTGAACACGCCAAAAGGACGGACCTCTCACATCTTGATTTTTTTACAACGGTTAGAAAATACGGGAATAGCAGGTTTACTTTCTTTGAAGCGAAAAAATAA